Within the Staphylococcus warneri genome, the region GTTTCAGCTAAATCTTTATGTTTAATTTCTTCTATTTCTTTATTTTTATAAAAGTGCTTAGACAACCTAGATTCTTTGAAAAACGTAAAAATAATGAATAATACACTCATACCTAAGTTCAAAACTACGATATACCAAACACTATCTGCTGCAATATCATAATCTATATACGAAATTCCGATCATAACTAGATTGATAAATACAATCCATAAGATCCAATTTAATCGCGATTTAACGAATAACCAAAACCACTTTAAATTATTCATGTGCCATATATCCTTTACCAACCTTAGTTTCTATCGCACTGTCCATACCTATTTCAGATAGTTTCTTTCTCAAGCGATTGACATTGACAGTCAAGGTATTATCACTTACAAAAGCTTCATCATCCCATAATGCGGTGATTAGCGTATCACGTGAGACAATTTGATTTCTTTTATTGACTAACATTTCTAAAATGATCATTTCTGTTTTAGATAAAAAGATAGCTTGATCACCTTTTTGAATACTATCCTTTGATAGATCTACTACAGCATCTTGCCAGTTCAATGTACGTTTTTCTTCAACACCAAATTCGTATACTCTGCGATAAACCGCCTGGAGTTTAGCTATTAAAACATTGGTATAAAATGGTTTTTGAATATAATCATCAGCACCTAACTCCATGCTCATGACTTGATCCATTGGATTATCTCGGGATGATAAGAATAAAATAGGTACATTAGACACTTGTCTCATTTTTCTACACCAATAAAAGCCATCATATTTTGGCAATTGCACGTCTAGAATAACAATTTCTGGATTAAATGCTTCAAATGTATCCATAACATTTCCAAAATCATCTATACCAACCACATTAAAATCCCATTGTTCTAACTCTTTTTTTAGTTCTTGGAACAATGTATTATCATCTTCTACTAATAATATTTGCATTCATATCACCTTATTATTTTGTGTATTTAATTTTTTCTCCAGATTGAACTCGTCCTTGAAAATGTTTGATGCGACAATCTACTTCAAATCCACGCATCATAATACCTTGTAGTGGCGCTTGAACAAAATAATATACAGGCCAAAACATTTTAGGAATGTAATCATATAGATGAACTATAACGATTGCATTATTTTTTAACAATCGAAACTCTAATTTACCTTGCTTTTTCGCATTGGATTTTACTAACTTACCTCCAACTAAATATAAAGTGATAAGATTTTCCTCTGTTAACACTTTCTTAAAAATAGCCAATGGTTTGTTTTTACTTTTTAAATATATATAATAATGGTCATCACTATGATACGTCTTAACAATCGTTCCTTTGGTTTTATCTAACCAATTAAAAAAGTATTCTACAACTTGATTAAGTGTCCATTTTTTAGGCAAAACCATTTTCATAGCTGTTCTAACATCATCGTACTTAGATACTTGCAATTCGACATTGATATGTGGACGTTTAATTTCCAGTTTCGTACGCTCTACAGGTACACCATAAGCGCCTAAACGTTCCATCGTTTGATTATCATTTCGACTTCCCGGAATATATACTAACTTTTTAACATGATTCACTGCCGCTGCCCTACCAAAGTTGTCAGCAGCAATTAAATTAAGATCTCGCGCTGTTGCTTGCGTTAATTTTGCTGAATTTTTCGTTGGATCTAAATAAAAAATAGCTATATCTATCTCTTTCATTGCTTCAACAACATCTTGATAATTAAAAATATCGCTCTGTAACCATGTCATATCGGTTGCATTAACATGTTCTGGTTTAGGATACTTGGACAATACATATAAATCGGCATCATTTTCAATGACTGAACTTAAATGTTTTCCAATATAGCCTGTGCCACCTGCTAAAAGTACTTTTGGTTTCATATTTTAAACTCCCTTGTGTATAATGAACACTCCATCGTGTGCAATTACACGATTCAAAGCAAACTTAACTTATTTATATTATAATATAGAAGTAGCAGAAACTTAAATGAATATAGGAGTGTTTTCATGCCTCACGCTATTCGTGAAATTAGTATAAAAGACGTAGACAATTTTATAGACTTACTTACTAAAATCTATGATGAATCAGAATTCACATTTTACAATCCTGGTGAATATGCACCTAGTACTAACGAAGTGATTAAACGCTTAGAAGATTATATTACCTCTTCTTCTAAGGCGATTTTCGTTGTCGAAAGTAATGATCAACTTGTAGGATACGGTTTTGTAGGTACTGAAACATATGAACGTACACGTCATGAAGCGATTGTTTATCTAGGTGTAAAAAAACTGTACCAAAAAGACGGCGTCGGACAAACTTTAATTAATGCGATAGAAGCCTGGTCCCTCAATCATAATATCCGTCGAATTGAAGCAACAGTAGTACCTGAAAATGATGGAGCTGTTAACTTATTTAAGAGCGCTGGATTCCAAATTGAAGGCGAACTAAAAGATAAGTTGTATATTAACAACAAATATTATAATGAATACGTGATGGCTAAAATTTTAAATTAATTATTTATGATAATTACATATTGAATTTTATCATATAATTAGATGAAATAAGTTGATAACGATATATCATGTATAAAAACACCGTAAAGCGACTATTGTTGTCGTTTTACGGTGTTTTGCTTCATTTATTCACTAAATGGGTCTAATTGTACATCTTTATTCAAATTATTGTTTTCATTGTGATTAGATTGATTGTTTCGTTCAACACCTGAAGAAGATGTGTTTCTACTTAAGAATAAGAGTACCCGTTTAATATTCTCTTTGGATTCTGGTTTATTTAAATGAAATTGATATTGATGGTGTAAGTGATGTGAACCATCATAAAATAATGTTTCAGCTGGCACATCTTTTTCTTTTAATTTTTTATAAAAATCTATGTTCTGACTATAAAATGGATCCGCATCACCCACTGATAAAAATGTAGGCGGATAATCTTTAGTTATTTGATTTATCGTAGACATTTGAGATAAGTTTTTAAAATTACTCTCCCAATTTGTTGTACCTGTATAACTTCTCATAAATAATTGGATCCTAGGAAACTCTGTAGCTTTAACTGTCTTCATATCATAGAAACCACCAAAGAATATCGCTGCTTTAATTTGAGAAGGTTTAAATTCGGGTTCAAATTTCATTTCATCACGTAACGATTGATTTGTTTGCATAGCAACATATTGACTGGTTAATTGTGCGCCAGCAGAATCACCACCTATAATGACTTGATCAAAATCAATAGGCAAATCATGTTCATTCGTTTTTATAAATTTGACAGCTTTGTTCATTTGTTCAATAGGTGTAGGATACTTATATTGAGGCGCTAACGCATAGTTGACGTTTACCACAATGTAACCTTGCTCAGCTATTTTGGATAGTAAAGGATTTTTATACTGTTTATCACCAGCAATAAAACCACCACCATGCATCCAAAAGATGACTGGTAACTTACTATCTTTATTCATATCAGATGGCATAATAATATCTAATTTACTATTAGGTATGCCTTGACCATAAGAAATATTCTGTAAGACTTTCACGTTTTTATTATTTATTTGGACTTTTTCTTTATTTTGTTGTTGTCGGTGTTCATGATCATAATGTTTTTTCAATAACAGACCAGTACTAGTACCTACTATTAAAATAACAACGACAGTTATCAACAACCATTTATGTTTTGCCTTCATGACGGATAATCCTCTCATCAATGCTCACTTATATTATTAATTGGCATAATAATTACATTAAAAAAGCAATTCACCTTCTATTTAAAAAGATGAATTGCTTTTAAGATTAAATCAATCGCTTTTAATTGTAAAGTACATCAAATTACATATCATTATGCAATATGTTTTTTGTCATCACTCTTACGTTTATAATATTTGATTAGTACGGCAACAACTATAAATAAACCGACTACACCCATAATATTATATAAATAGTTAATTAAATCAGCAAATCCTACGAAACTTAAAATGTAGGCCGCAATCATCATTATAATAATGAACACATGATATTTTTTACTATATGGTTCAGTGAAACGTGCTGCAAATGAGTAACATAACCCTAATATAGTGTTATACATTACTGCCAACATAATAATTGTTAAAACTAATCCAATCCATGGATTGATTTCATTTGCTAAATTCAGTGTAGGAATAGCTGCATCTTTAATTTGTGGGTATTCTGCTTGTAATGCAAAGTTAATTAGCGCTAATAGAATAGTATAAACAATACCACCAAATAACGCACCTGCACCTGAAACTTTTCGCTTAGATGCATCTCCACCAATTGCCACAACTGTACTAAAACCTACTGCAAATGCAAGACCACCATATTGAATACCTTTAAGAATACCTAAAATGATGTTTGGCTTATCTACAGTATCATTAACTTTATTCAATGGTATAGATCCATTAAACAAATAGTACACTGCAATTAATACAACCATCACAATTAAAAATGGTGTCACAATACCCAAAGCTCTTACTATTTTATTGAAATCTAATAGTAATGTGCCATAAATAACTACAGTCATAATTAGAGCACCTAACCAAATGGGTACATTAAAACTTTCTTGGAAGGCTGATCCAGCACCCGCAATCATCGTAACGGCGATACCAAATAAAAAGAATACAAGAATGTAATCGAAAATCTTACTAAATTTATCGCCGAAGACATATTGCAATGTAGATTCATGATTAGTTGCTTCAAAAGCTGTTCCTATTTTGGCTACTTGTCTACCTATAAACCCTAAAATTAAACCTGATAAAAGGACACCAATGTATGACCATAAGCCATAAGGTGTAAAGAATTGCATCACTTCTTGTCCGGTTGAAAAACCTGCACCGACAACGATGCCGACATAGGCGAAACCAATTTTTATAGCTTCTTTATTGAGCCCCATGAAAAGTTTACCTCCTTCGTTTCGCATATTTTGAATTATAACGTACTGTTATTTAATTTCAACCCAACTCAATGCATGTTAAAAAAGCCTAAATCCGTGATTTAGACTTATATACCAACTGTTTTCACTAATCTACAAAATATAAAATTCATACTTTTCTAACAATTCTACAATAATTTATTTATTAAAATCACATTTATTTTAATGCAAAATAATTTATAATTTCACAATAAAAAGTCATTGAAACGATCAGACTCATCTCAATGACTTTTATTAATCAAAATTAATATTCATTTTTTAACGTGCGTTACGATGTTGATTGAGTTCATTTATATCAACAACAACATTATCCATACGTTTCGCTGTATCTTTCAATACATTACGAGCCACGTTGTTATTAGGATCTAATTTAAGAATACGTTTTGCAATATCAAAGGCCTTTTTATCAGAGATAACAGGCTCTGGAATTGCATGTAGTAATAGCATTTGTAATAAGCTTTTAACTTCATTTCCGTCAGTTATTTTTATGGATGAATCTGCATGATAATACGCAGAATGTAAAGCACCTTCATAGTCACTTAGTGGATAAACAAGTAATAAGAATGCTAAGTCATGCAATTCTGCTGTCTCTTCCACTTTCATCATGTCTAAAATACAAGTATAAAACATCATACTTTCTACTTCATGAGCACTTGAAATATATGCTTCTTCAAATTCCATAAAATCTGTTTCGGACATCAATTGTCTTACTAAATCAAACTCGCCATTCAATACATGTTTCTTTATAAGATGTTGCATGGCAATGTCCTCCTATTAGCCAGATTTTATCGTACATTTAATATTAATCATATCACAGATATCCTTAACTTTCATTTCAAAAAATCAATTTAAGCTTAATTAATCATTTATTATTAAAAGTTGTTTGTTTAACTTCTTCTATAGCGTCCGCCAAATTGCCACCTATTGATAATTTAACTGCGGCTGTAAAACTACCTTCTACAATAGGTGCATCCACTTTAACGATTTTATAATTCCCGTCATACATATCAATAGCCATATCAATATTCATTTCGGATGAACCTATATCATAAAAACACATGGCATCATCTTCTAAATCATTGATTAACTGTTGAACTGTCTCAAACGATGTACCAATATCACCATTCACACCGCCGTTAGCAACGACATTAACATCCGGTGCCATTTGCTGTAATAATGCTTTCGTACCATTTGCTATTTGTTCACTATGACTGATAATTACAAGTGTTGTCATTAAGCCTCATCTCCTATAAGTGCATGTAATACATAAACCATACTTTGTGCGCCTGGATCCATATAACCTTTAGACGCTTCTTTAAAGTATGATGCACGCCCTTTCGTTGCTACCATATCTACAGTTTCTTCTGCAAAGCTTTGTAGACGATTTAAATCAACTTGTTCACCTTTTTTGACCGCTTCATAAGCACGGGCAATAACATCATACATGGTCTTTTCATTAAGTTCTACCTTACCACGTTTAGCAATTGCCTCTGCAAATGTTTCAAGTAACTCTACTAAATTATTATGATCAATGTCATCTTTTACAACTTCAGCCATTTTCACAAAGCTAAAACCATATAATGGTCCTGAAGCACCTCCAATGTTTGACATCAGACACATACCTGTCGATTTAAATACACTTTGCATTGAACTATCATCTATTTTATCTTTTAAACTCTCAAAACCTCTTAACATGTTAACACCATGATCGCCATCTCCAATAGCTCTATCAAGTTCAGTTAATGAATCTTCTTGTTCTTTAAATGTAGTCTCTAAATCCAATAATTGTTGTTTCATCTTTTGGATATCCATTATGATTCTCCTTTCATGTATATTTATTCATTAAATATTAAAATATCTACTCGTCGTTGGCGCTAGTAATGCTTTTAGAAGTATTTCTGAATACGGTATGACTGTAATTGAAAATCCTTGCATGTCTAATGATGTCATAAAATCGCCTACATACCAATGTTTGACAGTGATATCATGCGCATCAAAATATTGTTTAATATAAGACGTGGCAATTGTAAGCTCTGATAAAGGTGTACCACCCATACCATTTACCATCACGAGTATTTCTTTACTATTAACTTCTTGTAATAATGTATCGCCTAATCGTGTCACTATCTGATCTATTGGTTCCATTTGTTGACGCTGTAATCCTTTTTCACCATGAATACCAATACCAATTTCAATATCATTTTCATCAATATCAAAGCCATACTTTCCAGTTGTAGGTACCATAGGTGGTGTTAATGCCATACCAATACTTTTAATTGTAGGTAAAATCTCTTCTACTTTAGATTGAATTTCTGTTAAAGATAGACCTTTATCGGCTAAAAATCCGGCAAACTTATGAACGAAAACTGTTCCGGCTACACCA harbors:
- the graR gene encoding response regulator transcription factor GraR/ApsR: MQILLVEDDNTLFQELKKELEQWDFNVVGIDDFGNVMDTFEAFNPEIVILDVQLPKYDGFYWCRKMRQVSNVPILFLSSRDNPMDQVMSMELGADDYIQKPFYTNVLIAKLQAVYRRVYEFGVEEKRTLNWQDAVVDLSKDSIQKGDQAIFLSKTEMIILEMLVNKRNQIVSRDTLITALWDDEAFVSDNTLTVNVNRLRKKLSEIGMDSAIETKVGKGYMAHE
- a CDS encoding NAD-dependent epimerase/dehydratase family protein, with protein sequence MKPKVLLAGGTGYIGKHLSSVIENDADLYVLSKYPKPEHVNATDMTWLQSDIFNYQDVVEAMKEIDIAIFYLDPTKNSAKLTQATARDLNLIAADNFGRAAAVNHVKKLVYIPGSRNDNQTMERLGAYGVPVERTKLEIKRPHINVELQVSKYDDVRTAMKMVLPKKWTLNQVVEYFFNWLDKTKGTIVKTYHSDDHYYIYLKSKNKPLAIFKKVLTEENLITLYLVGGKLVKSNAKKQGKLEFRLLKNNAIVIVHLYDYIPKMFWPVYYFVQAPLQGIMMRGFEVDCRIKHFQGRVQSGEKIKYTK
- a CDS encoding GNAT family N-acetyltransferase gives rise to the protein MPHAIREISIKDVDNFIDLLTKIYDESEFTFYNPGEYAPSTNEVIKRLEDYITSSSKAIFVVESNDQLVGYGFVGTETYERTRHEAIVYLGVKKLYQKDGVGQTLINAIEAWSLNHNIRRIEATVVPENDGAVNLFKSAGFQIEGELKDKLYINNKYYNEYVMAKILN
- a CDS encoding alpha/beta hydrolase — protein: MKAKHKWLLITVVVILIVGTSTGLLLKKHYDHEHRQQQNKEKVQINNKNVKVLQNISYGQGIPNSKLDIIMPSDMNKDSKLPVIFWMHGGGFIAGDKQYKNPLLSKIAEQGYIVVNVNYALAPQYKYPTPIEQMNKAVKFIKTNEHDLPIDFDQVIIGGDSAGAQLTSQYVAMQTNQSLRDEMKFEPEFKPSQIKAAIFFGGFYDMKTVKATEFPRIQLFMRSYTGTTNWESNFKNLSQMSTINQITKDYPPTFLSVGDADPFYSQNIDFYKKLKEKDVPAETLFYDGSHHLHHQYQFHLNKPESKENIKRVLLFLSRNTSSSGVERNNQSNHNENNNLNKDVQLDPFSE
- the dhaM gene encoding dihydroxyacetone kinase phosphoryl donor subunit DhaM; this translates as MTTLVIISHSEQIANGTKALLQQMAPDVNVVANGGVNGDIGTSFETVQQLINDLEDDAMCFYDIGSSEMNIDMAIDMYDGNYKIVKVDAPIVEGSFTAAVKLSIGGNLADAIEEVKQTTFNNK
- the dhaL gene encoding dihydroxyacetone kinase subunit DhaL produces the protein MDIQKMKQQLLDLETTFKEQEDSLTELDRAIGDGDHGVNMLRGFESLKDKIDDSSMQSVFKSTGMCLMSNIGGASGPLYGFSFVKMAEVVKDDIDHNNLVELLETFAEAIAKRGKVELNEKTMYDVIARAYEAVKKGEQVDLNRLQSFAEETVDMVATKGRASYFKEASKGYMDPGAQSMVYVLHALIGDEA
- the dhaK gene encoding dihydroxyacetone kinase subunit DhaK; translation: MKKLIKDKQQFLNDMLEGIKIAHPELEVINDTVVVKKDKKTTGVALVSGGGSGHEPAHAGYVAQGMLDAAVCGEVFTSPTPDKILEAIKAVDNGEGVLLIVKNYAGDVMNFEMAQEMAEMEGINAAMVVVKDDVAVSDIEQRRGVAGTVFVHKFAGFLADKGLSLTEIQSKVEEILPTIKSIGMALTPPMVPTTGKYGFDIDENDIEIGIGIHGEKGLQRQQMEPIDQIVTRLGDTLLQEVNSKEILVMVNGMGGTPLSELTIATSYIKQYFDAHDITVKHWYVGDFMTSLDMQGFSITVIPYSEILLKALLAPTTSRYFNI